Proteins co-encoded in one Propionispora hippei DSM 15287 genomic window:
- a CDS encoding class II glutamine amidotransferase domain-containing protein, with protein MCRIGAIKSKVPFHPSDALYLMLPQQEGHDNSGFAMVMQDLDGMFAKYKDKPLLSLACTQKGAKLVEDYMEAHDFQPVYEWIPRGNRQPGLDIKAMPYYIFRAYDYPEHFSGASQKEKEELLLDVRLALRAILEKDNQGYAYSFWPDVLTLKEIGDPRDIATYFKLWDKNDSLLAKNIVVQCRQNTNYDIVRYAAHPFFLQGYTLCANGENTFYTKNKEYQKSLHRGYIGFESDSQNFLYTLHYVLHELKWPIKYYKHVITPLPFDEIEQRPDKAELTAIRQSLGHLEINGPNTIIALLPDGNMMTCCDSKKLRPVVVGGDDTTMAIASEVCGLNVILPNRNKEADIYPNEREVVVITEDLEVQRWKQ; from the coding sequence ATGTGCCGAATTGGTGCTATTAAGAGCAAAGTGCCGTTTCATCCTTCTGATGCATTGTATTTAATGCTGCCTCAACAGGAAGGACATGATAATTCCGGGTTTGCCATGGTGATGCAGGATCTGGACGGAATGTTTGCCAAGTACAAGGATAAGCCCTTATTATCGCTGGCCTGTACGCAAAAGGGAGCCAAGCTGGTGGAGGACTATATGGAAGCGCACGATTTCCAGCCTGTATATGAATGGATTCCGCGGGGCAACCGTCAGCCGGGACTGGATATTAAGGCCATGCCGTATTATATCTTCCGGGCTTATGATTATCCGGAACATTTCAGCGGCGCCAGCCAGAAGGAAAAGGAAGAGCTGCTCTTAGACGTGCGGCTGGCTTTACGCGCTATTTTAGAAAAAGACAATCAGGGCTATGCCTACTCTTTCTGGCCTGATGTATTGACCTTGAAAGAAATCGGCGATCCCCGCGATATTGCCACCTATTTCAAGCTATGGGACAAGAATGACAGCCTGCTGGCTAAGAACATTGTGGTGCAATGCAGGCAGAACACCAACTATGATATTGTCCGCTACGCGGCGCATCCGTTCTTTCTGCAGGGTTATACCCTGTGTGCCAATGGTGAGAATACCTTTTATACCAAGAACAAGGAATACCAGAAATCACTGCACCGGGGCTATATCGGTTTTGAATCGGACTCGCAAAACTTCTTATATACGCTGCATTATGTGTTGCATGAACTGAAGTGGCCTATTAAGTACTATAAACATGTCATTACACCGCTGCCCTTTGACGAAATCGAACAGCGTCCCGATAAGGCCGAGCTTACGGCCATCAGGCAATCTTTGGGGCATTTGGAGATAAACGGACCGAATACGATTATTGCCCTGCTGCCAGACGGGAATATGATGACCTGCTGTGATTCCAAAAAATTGCGGCCTGTTGTTGTCGGCGGTGATGATACGACGATGGCGATTGCCTCGGAAGTCTGCGGTTTGAACGTTATTCTGCCCAACCGCAATAAAGAGGCCGATATTTACCCGAATGAACGCGAAGTCGTTGTCATTACGGAAGACTTGGAGGTGCAGCGATGGAAACAGTAA
- the yyaC gene encoding spore protease YyaC → MLNKVFRLPQPSTECKCNVQDPTATYTIAMNIRNLLQESQETHQNVIVLCIGTDRSTGDSLGPLTGTKLRSLNLHPHIFGTLDQPVHATNLQDVIQQITTSFVDPYIIAVDACLGKSENVGYVSLGKGSVKPGAAVKKDLPPVGHAYITGIVNVGGFMEHLVLQSTRLSLVMKMADTIAYGISFGLRGAGNTARI, encoded by the coding sequence ATGCTAAATAAAGTTTTTCGACTGCCGCAACCTTCCACTGAATGCAAGTGCAATGTCCAGGACCCTACCGCTACCTACACGATTGCGATGAATATCCGCAACCTGCTGCAGGAAAGCCAGGAAACTCACCAAAATGTCATCGTCCTTTGCATTGGCACCGACCGTTCCACCGGTGACTCGCTCGGTCCCTTAACAGGCACCAAGCTGCGTTCCCTCAATTTGCATCCCCATATTTTCGGTACCTTGGATCAACCGGTTCATGCCACCAATCTGCAAGACGTCATTCAGCAGATCACCACAAGCTTTGTCGACCCCTATATTATTGCCGTAGATGCCTGCCTGGGCAAAAGCGAGAATGTAGGCTATGTATCCTTAGGCAAGGGCTCGGTTAAACCAGGCGCCGCCGTAAAGAAGGACCTCCCGCCGGTCGGCCATGCCTATATTACCGGCATCGTTAATGTAGGCGGCTTCATGGAGCATTTGGTACTGCAAAGCACACGGCTCAGTCTGGTGATGAAAATGGCCGATACCATTGCCTATGGCATTTCCTTCGGGCTTCGGGGCGCCGGAAATACCGCCCGAATATGA
- a CDS encoding transposase, with product LMIFDKHANLKYKYGNRHFWCKGYFVDTVGRNKEAIAKYIREQLQEDIIVDQLSLKELTDPFTGEPVKKS from the coding sequence CGTTGATGATATTTGATAAACATGCGAATTTAAAATATAAGTATGGAAACAGGCATTTTTGGTGCAAAGGATATTTTGTGGATACGGTGGGACGAAACAAAGAGGCAATAGCAAAATATATCCGAGAGCAGTTACAAGAAGATATAATTGTCGACCAGCTAAGTTTGAAGGAATTGACAGACCCGTTTACGGGTGAGCCCGTGAAAAAGTCATAA